From Pseudoalteromonas sp. R3, one genomic window encodes:
- a CDS encoding response regulator: MELVRPLEPILIIDDVEDVRSYLIDILENLGFEEVYESEDFKSAMPLMAEKLPNVIFLDIELPDTDGTQILEYINDNYPNVHVIMCSGHNSLENVQNTWELGAKGFIAKPFNAKKVDSVMKRLEMIA, from the coding sequence ATGGAACTTGTCAGACCCCTAGAGCCAATTTTGATCATCGATGACGTCGAAGATGTACGTAGTTACCTGATAGACATTCTTGAAAATCTGGGTTTTGAAGAAGTCTATGAGTCTGAAGACTTTAAATCAGCGATGCCATTGATGGCTGAAAAATTACCTAATGTAATTTTCCTGGATATAGAATTGCCAGATACAGATGGCACACAAATTCTGGAATACATCAATGACAATTACCCCAATGTTCATGTCATTATGTGTTCTGGGCATAACAGTCTCGAAAACGTGCAAAATACCTGGGAGTTGGGCGCAAAAGGCTTTATTGCTAAACCTTTTAACGCTAAAAAAGTCGATTCAGTAATGAAAAGACTCGAAATGATTGCATGA
- a CDS encoding PAS domain-containing hybrid sensor histidine kinase/response regulator, with protein sequence MSKNEKGFNVDKFDELNSQLASQYSRLSAVINTVVDGIVTIDKKGVIETFNPAAERIFGYRKDQVIGHNVKMLMPEPYTAEHDYYLNSYLTTGSAKVIGLGREVVGQRADGALFPMELSVSEMQVDGEVMFTGIVRDISDIVEQKSLLGDQVARIKAIIETVIDGIITIDEYGVIESFNPAAEKIFGYKTDEVIANNIKMLMPKPYQQEHDQYLNNYKVSGIKKVIGSGREVLGQRKDGSVFPLSLSISEMNINNKKMFTGIVRDITEQKKYEIALSQYRETLEEKVKQRTFELENATQQAQAANKAKSKFLSRMSHELRTPLNAIIGFTQLLDDEELTEIQRDNLKEIALASKALMAMVDDILQINAIQNKNINLKLEEVSLNEAVKESLKLLTPKALGKSISLDFNHEEEFFVTADYSKLKQVITNLIDNAINYNFERGTVRILIETSEEQVKISFIDSGKGISKEQLKTIFSPFERASDEYTGEEGIGIGLTIVRELVQAMDGVVGASSTQGKGSTFYFTLPLLRIVGTDEK encoded by the coding sequence ATGAGTAAAAACGAAAAGGGTTTTAATGTCGATAAATTCGACGAGTTGAATTCTCAACTAGCCTCTCAGTATTCAAGGTTGTCAGCTGTAATCAATACCGTTGTTGATGGGATTGTTACTATTGATAAGAAAGGAGTAATTGAGACGTTTAACCCTGCTGCAGAGCGAATTTTTGGCTACAGAAAAGATCAGGTTATCGGACATAATGTAAAAATGTTAATGCCAGAACCTTACACAGCTGAACATGACTACTATCTAAATAGTTATCTTACAACAGGGAGTGCTAAGGTAATCGGTCTAGGTAGAGAGGTTGTTGGCCAAAGGGCCGATGGAGCCTTATTTCCGATGGAGCTTTCTGTAAGTGAGATGCAAGTGGACGGCGAAGTTATGTTCACAGGAATTGTGCGGGATATATCAGATATTGTAGAACAGAAGTCATTACTGGGAGACCAAGTTGCTCGTATAAAAGCAATAATTGAAACTGTCATTGATGGCATAATTACTATCGATGAATATGGGGTTATTGAAAGTTTTAACCCTGCGGCAGAGAAAATTTTTGGTTACAAAACCGATGAAGTCATTGCAAATAACATAAAAATGCTAATGCCCAAGCCTTATCAACAAGAGCATGATCAGTACCTAAATAATTATAAAGTAAGCGGCATTAAAAAGGTAATAGGTTCAGGACGAGAAGTATTGGGTCAGAGAAAAGATGGCTCTGTGTTCCCTTTGTCACTTTCAATAAGTGAAATGAACATCAACAACAAAAAAATGTTCACTGGTATAGTGAGAGATATCACAGAGCAAAAAAAGTATGAAATCGCGCTAAGTCAATATAGAGAGACACTTGAGGAAAAGGTTAAGCAGCGCACGTTTGAATTAGAAAATGCAACTCAACAAGCCCAAGCCGCCAATAAAGCTAAGTCAAAATTTCTCTCTCGAATGAGCCATGAACTACGCACTCCTCTAAATGCTATTATCGGTTTTACACAATTACTCGATGACGAAGAGCTAACTGAAATACAGAGAGATAATTTAAAAGAAATCGCATTGGCCAGTAAGGCTCTTATGGCTATGGTTGATGATATACTTCAAATCAATGCAATTCAAAATAAAAATATCAATCTAAAACTGGAGGAGGTTTCTCTCAATGAGGCTGTGAAAGAGTCGTTGAAGTTACTTACACCCAAAGCGTTAGGTAAGAGTATTTCCTTGGATTTTAACCATGAAGAAGAATTTTTTGTAACTGCAGATTACTCAAAGTTGAAGCAGGTAATTACAAACCTAATCGATAACGCTATTAATTATAACTTTGAAAGAGGGACGGTAAGAATATTGATTGAAACCTCAGAAGAACAAGTGAAAATTAGCTTTATAGATTCGGGGAAAGGAATTAGCAAGGAGCAGTTAAAAACAATTTTTTCTCCATTTGAGAGAGCATCTGACGAATATACAGGAGAAGAGGGTATTGGGATTGGACTTACAATCGTCAGGGAGTTAGTTCAGGCCATGGATGGAGTGGTTGGTGCATCTAGTACGCAAGGTAAAGGGTCAACTTTCTATTTTACACTTCCTCTATTACGCATAGTTGGAACTGATGAAAAATAG
- a CDS encoding response regulator yields the protein MDIMLGQSYTGYDLVKELRSCATYAECEVIFISALDSSEDKLLAYGCGGDDYISKPVDVNELLEKLKRVEVRISERALLKEQFEMASDTAFCSMQQANELGTLISFFTDSLDVIEIEELFENIRRYYGNAGVRCSCEFRVANTYHQFPKQSTTDLEREILELGRVAKRIVPFGSNMLFNSRFCSMLVKGMPVHDELLMGRARDNFAILLTIVDSRIEFIEEQLEKEHIRKKAIEELKSQLEGDFSTIKALCEEQDNQIAKFISKLSQDIQLKVITLGLDEEQEAALMSLIDEAQEVVEEAQGISFVIEDKLFRITQQLRIIEQPK from the coding sequence ATGGATATAATGCTGGGACAGAGCTACACAGGGTACGATTTGGTCAAAGAGCTCAGAAGTTGCGCAACATATGCAGAGTGTGAAGTGATATTCATATCAGCTTTGGACTCAAGTGAAGATAAGCTCTTGGCCTACGGGTGTGGTGGAGATGATTATATTTCTAAACCTGTAGATGTTAACGAATTGCTCGAAAAATTAAAGAGGGTGGAAGTTCGTATTTCGGAGCGAGCATTACTTAAAGAGCAGTTTGAAATGGCCTCGGATACTGCATTTTGTTCAATGCAACAAGCAAATGAGCTGGGAACCCTTATTAGTTTTTTTACAGATAGTTTAGATGTTATTGAAATAGAAGAACTTTTTGAAAATATAAGAAGGTATTATGGTAATGCGGGTGTTAGGTGTAGCTGTGAGTTTCGAGTTGCCAATACATATCATCAGTTTCCCAAGCAAAGTACAACCGATCTGGAGCGTGAGATCCTTGAATTGGGTAGGGTGGCTAAACGAATAGTCCCGTTTGGATCAAACATGCTTTTTAACTCACGGTTTTGTTCAATGTTAGTCAAAGGAATGCCCGTTCATGATGAATTGCTTATGGGACGAGCCAGAGACAACTTCGCCATCTTACTTACAATAGTTGATAGCCGCATTGAGTTTATTGAAGAACAACTGGAAAAAGAACATATACGCAAAAAAGCAATTGAGGAACTAAAAAGTCAGCTGGAGGGAGATTTTTCGACAATCAAGGCGCTCTGTGAAGAGCAAGACAATCAAATTGCAAAGTTCATCAGCAAACTGTCTCAGGATATTCAACTAAAGGTGATAACACTTGGACTGGATGAAGAGCAAGAGGCCGCACTTATGAGTCTGATTGACGAAGCGCAAGAAGTTGTTGAGGAAGCACAAGGTATATCTTTTGTTATAGAGGATAAGCTGTTTCGTATCACCCAGCAGTTAAGAATTATAGAGCAGCCCAAGTAG
- a CDS encoding phage minor head protein — protein MPASTDPQYGHKVQFREAINHFKDKVQIPTESYKDLMGHIHARAFTVAGATKTALLNDLYTDVLKAIEDGETITQFRKRFDETVAKHGWSYNGKRGWRTQVIYQNNKNTARAAGRWEQQTRLKERRPYLLYLTAGDQRVRPKHQTWHYILLPLEHKFWDTHYPPNGWMCRCKVVNLSERDIKRMGLTVTPDSAINAHLKPFKVVDPQTGEELEKLPGIDLGWNYNPGKAWLGADQSTGKMLAGLDKNLREITTPLFNGAIKEGQRYYKKQVAAAAARQALNKPETGRVFSLGHLHSDVSNDVLTKAPQTKSTLVVIDEPMIKTAIQVLGYEQAASMMDIVQANGLSTFNQSVIQLTINDVLIIIEVMPDQNRVVAIQQI, from the coding sequence ATGCCTGCGAGTACTGATCCTCAATATGGTCACAAGGTGCAATTCCGCGAGGCCATAAACCACTTTAAAGACAAAGTCCAAATCCCCACTGAGTCATACAAAGACCTGATGGGCCATATCCATGCGCGTGCGTTTACGGTTGCCGGTGCAACCAAAACCGCGCTGCTAAACGACCTCTATACAGACGTACTAAAGGCCATCGAGGACGGCGAGACGATCACTCAGTTTCGTAAGCGGTTTGATGAGACCGTGGCTAAACATGGCTGGTCATACAATGGTAAGCGGGGCTGGCGCACTCAGGTTATATACCAAAACAACAAAAACACCGCACGTGCCGCTGGCCGCTGGGAGCAACAGACCAGGCTAAAAGAGCGACGACCGTATTTGTTGTATCTAACAGCCGGTGATCAACGCGTAAGACCCAAGCACCAAACGTGGCACTATATATTGCTACCGTTGGAGCATAAGTTCTGGGATACACATTATCCACCAAACGGCTGGATGTGCCGCTGCAAAGTAGTCAACCTCAGCGAGCGAGACATTAAACGTATGGGCCTGACAGTCACGCCAGACTCAGCGATTAATGCCCACCTAAAACCGTTTAAGGTCGTCGACCCACAAACGGGCGAAGAATTAGAAAAATTACCAGGCATAGATCTCGGCTGGAATTACAATCCTGGTAAAGCATGGCTGGGTGCCGATCAGTCAACCGGTAAAATGCTCGCAGGCCTGGATAAAAACCTACGAGAGATCACGACGCCGTTGTTTAACGGCGCAATTAAGGAAGGCCAACGTTACTATAAAAAGCAGGTTGCCGCTGCAGCAGCTCGCCAGGCACTCAACAAGCCAGAGACAGGCCGCGTATTCTCGTTAGGCCATTTGCACAGCGACGTATCTAACGACGTACTCACCAAAGCACCGCAAACCAAAAGCACACTGGTAGTCATAGACGAGCCCATGATCAAAACAGCCATTCAGGTTTTAGGCTACGAGCAAGCAGCCTCAATGATGGATATAGTCCAGGCAAACGGCCTGAGCACATTCAACCAAAGCGTGATCCAGTTAACCATTAACGATGTGCTGATCATCATTGAGGTAATGCCAGACCAAAACCGCGTGGTGGCCATTCAGCAGATTTAA
- a CDS encoding response regulator, translated as MLYIEDNITNRKLMKRMISRLDGIEYYESVDGNSGIEVANELLPSLILLDINLPDISGYEVFQAIRDHDKTKNIPIIAVSANAMEADKETAKALGFTDYITKPIEMSILKESIDVALGTADKENRPFQK; from the coding sequence GTGTTGTATATTGAAGATAATATAACAAATAGAAAGTTGATGAAACGAATGATAAGCAGGTTGGATGGCATCGAATACTATGAGTCCGTTGACGGCAACTCAGGAATAGAAGTGGCTAATGAATTATTACCCAGTTTAATTTTGTTAGATATTAATTTGCCCGACATATCAGGATATGAGGTGTTCCAGGCAATTCGAGACCATGATAAAACAAAGAACATTCCAATTATTGCTGTATCCGCAAATGCGATGGAAGCAGATAAAGAAACAGCAAAGGCGCTGGGGTTTACAGATTACATTACCAAGCCTATTGAGATGAGCATACTAAAAGAAAGTATTGATGTTGCTCTTGGTACTGCGGACAAAGAAAACCGGCCGTTTCAAAAATGA
- a CDS encoding ATP-binding protein, which translates to MFIVNKLFRLLDKLRSQIEAYESNSTPLSRELLYSISENFEELFNQESNFVYPSSFLNKTIKKYLKFFDCGPSEYEIGTMHDSIEALMQILLNIDLYSKNAPIDDKINKDKSEIIVIDDIESDRLQLKDILIRLNFSVSTAVDLEHFIKIISSQCKVVRTVILKWNGKPEDPKLISIVKSIKSSENSDIRLVLMSGAFFKSDTRLALLKAGVEQHIKLPCHEVNIAPLVSSLKSDCDENPYRVLIVDDNALTLSTYAKILQEQGFETFEFSEPLAVLDKLQELNPDVILLDFHMPKILGPELALLIREQLGFTDIPIVFLSGDSTLASHLYAIKSGADDFILKPAEHHHLCLTISVRASRYRIKNSLENELRKEMLERDKEHQAINSHAIVSVADRRGNITYVNDYFCQISGYSEQELIGENHRIIKSNTHDSSFYKDIWKTISQGKTWKGDICNRRKDGGLYWVHSTIVPLIGENGHPNQYVSIRTDITANKMLQEALKAMVISTSTAIGHEFFDETTQALCIATGATCSFISVMTGQPGVAKTISLFSNGEFLEEFTYALEGTPCEYIKSNSICFYEEGASRKFPADPWLQENNIEAFIAAPLSTLDGEVLGGIGLMSDKKLYNCDYIKSLIAVFADRVSLELLRIQNDRKLILAKEEADRANQAKSEFLSSMSHELRTPLNAILGFGQLLESSESISGDDKDDLYEILKASRHLLSLINEILDLSKVESGKYSVKSSVCVVNSIINECTCLVKASCIDNDIDLEVNDVEEVKVKCDPMRLKQVIINLLSNAIKYNKKGGKVVVRIANRRAHCEISISDSGVGISEGDMEKLYQPFNRLGAESTETEGTGIGLAFSKKLIELMHGELYAESELGVGSTFTIRLPKEGI; encoded by the coding sequence ATGTTTATCGTTAACAAACTTTTTCGTCTTCTAGATAAATTACGGTCTCAAATTGAAGCATACGAAAGTAATTCGACACCGTTGAGCCGTGAGTTGCTATATTCAATTAGTGAGAACTTTGAAGAGCTATTTAACCAAGAAAGTAATTTTGTTTATCCAAGTTCATTTCTAAATAAGACAATTAAAAAGTACTTAAAATTTTTTGATTGTGGGCCATCCGAATACGAAATTGGAACAATGCATGACAGCATTGAAGCGCTCATGCAAATCCTTTTAAATATTGACCTGTACTCAAAGAATGCTCCGATCGATGACAAAATTAATAAAGACAAGAGTGAAATCATTGTCATTGATGATATTGAATCAGACCGGTTGCAGTTAAAAGATATTCTTATTCGCCTAAATTTTTCGGTGTCAACTGCTGTTGATCTTGAACATTTTATAAAAATAATAAGTAGTCAATGTAAAGTTGTTAGAACGGTAATATTAAAGTGGAATGGAAAACCAGAAGACCCAAAGCTTATTTCTATTGTCAAATCAATAAAGTCGAGTGAAAATTCTGACATCAGACTTGTCTTAATGTCGGGAGCATTCTTCAAAAGTGATACCAGGCTTGCTTTGTTGAAAGCTGGAGTAGAACAGCATATAAAATTACCTTGTCACGAAGTTAATATAGCGCCTTTGGTAAGTTCACTAAAAAGTGATTGTGATGAGAACCCTTATCGGGTATTGATCGTTGATGATAATGCCTTGACGTTAAGTACGTACGCCAAAATACTTCAGGAACAAGGCTTTGAAACATTCGAGTTTTCTGAGCCCTTAGCTGTGCTTGATAAACTTCAAGAACTAAACCCAGACGTAATATTGCTTGACTTTCATATGCCAAAAATTCTAGGTCCTGAACTGGCTCTGCTGATCAGGGAACAGTTAGGTTTCACGGATATTCCAATTGTTTTCCTTTCTGGTGATTCAACACTAGCCTCACATTTATATGCGATAAAATCTGGTGCTGACGACTTCATACTTAAGCCTGCCGAACACCACCACCTATGCCTTACGATATCAGTCCGTGCTAGTCGTTATAGAATTAAAAACAGCCTGGAAAATGAGTTGAGAAAAGAAATGCTGGAGCGTGATAAAGAGCATCAGGCCATCAATTCCCATGCAATTGTAAGTGTTGCAGATAGGCGAGGTAACATAACCTATGTGAATGATTATTTTTGTCAAATAAGCGGCTATTCAGAACAAGAGCTAATTGGTGAGAATCACAGGATAATTAAATCCAATACCCACGACTCATCTTTCTACAAAGATATCTGGAAAACTATATCTCAAGGTAAAACCTGGAAAGGTGATATTTGTAATCGGCGTAAGGATGGTGGCTTATACTGGGTGCATTCGACAATAGTTCCTCTTATTGGTGAAAATGGTCACCCTAATCAGTATGTATCTATCCGTACAGATATTACAGCCAATAAAATGTTGCAAGAAGCACTTAAAGCGATGGTTATAAGCACTTCCACAGCGATTGGTCACGAGTTTTTCGACGAAACAACACAGGCGCTGTGCATAGCTACAGGAGCCACTTGCAGTTTTATATCTGTTATGACTGGTCAGCCAGGTGTAGCAAAAACAATCTCGCTTTTCAGTAATGGGGAGTTTTTGGAGGAATTTACTTATGCACTTGAAGGAACGCCGTGTGAGTATATCAAAAGTAATTCAATTTGTTTTTATGAAGAAGGTGCTTCACGGAAGTTTCCGGCAGACCCATGGTTGCAAGAAAACAATATCGAGGCATTTATTGCAGCTCCGCTCAGTACTCTAGATGGAGAAGTGTTAGGAGGCATTGGGCTAATGAGCGATAAGAAGTTATATAATTGTGACTATATAAAATCTCTCATCGCCGTATTTGCTGACCGTGTTTCCTTGGAGTTACTACGAATTCAAAACGATCGAAAACTCATACTAGCTAAGGAGGAAGCCGACCGGGCAAACCAAGCAAAATCTGAATTTTTGTCTAGTATGAGCCATGAACTTAGAACACCACTCAATGCAATTCTTGGCTTTGGTCAGCTTTTAGAATCATCAGAAAGCATATCTGGTGATGATAAAGATGATTTATATGAAATATTGAAAGCTAGCAGGCATTTACTTAGCCTAATAAATGAAATATTAGATTTATCTAAAGTAGAGTCTGGGAAATACAGTGTCAAAAGTAGTGTCTGTGTTGTTAACAGCATCATAAATGAATGTACCTGCTTGGTTAAGGCTAGCTGTATTGATAATGATATAGATTTGGAAGTTAATGATGTTGAAGAAGTAAAAGTCAAGTGTGATCCTATGAGGTTAAAGCAAGTAATAATAAACCTGTTATCAAACGCGATAAAATATAACAAAAAAGGAGGTAAGGTAGTGGTGAGAATAGCGAATAGAAGAGCGCATTGTGAAATTTCTATTAGCGATAGTGGAGTAGGGATTTCCGAAGGTGATATGGAAAAGCTTTACCAACCTTTTAATAGATTGGGAGCAGAGTCCACTGAAACAGAAGGTACGGGGATCGGATTAGCTTTCTCAAAAAAATTGATTGAGTTAATGCATGGGGAATTATATGCAGAAAGTGAGCTCGGTGTTGGTAGTACATTCACTATCAGATTGCCTAAAGAAGGAATATAG
- a CDS encoding DUF3164 family protein — translation MNGIPEGFMKDGKGNLVAVVNIKQTDLIKDEYVRKAVAKARQQQAELAAFKQAQMEESDDFLELLAQEYDVNLGGKKGNITLRSFDHSLSVKIQVQERIELGPELQVAKQVIDECLNEWTEGGNQNIKAIVNKVFATDKQGTLNPQRILSLRRLEISDDTGKWQKAMDIIAESVTAIDSCRFIRFYEQDEQGADQAISLDIAKL, via the coding sequence ATGAACGGTATACCTGAAGGCTTTATGAAAGACGGCAAAGGCAACCTGGTTGCAGTCGTCAACATCAAACAAACAGATCTTATAAAGGATGAGTATGTACGCAAGGCTGTTGCCAAGGCCAGACAACAACAAGCTGAACTAGCCGCGTTCAAACAGGCACAAATGGAGGAATCAGACGACTTTCTGGAGCTATTGGCACAAGAATATGACGTAAACCTGGGCGGCAAAAAAGGCAATATTACGCTGCGTTCGTTTGACCATTCACTGTCTGTAAAAATCCAGGTGCAGGAACGCATCGAGCTGGGCCCAGAGCTACAAGTCGCTAAGCAAGTGATAGACGAGTGCCTGAACGAATGGACCGAAGGCGGCAACCAAAACATCAAGGCGATCGTGAACAAAGTATTTGCCACTGATAAGCAAGGCACGTTAAACCCACAACGGATCTTAAGCCTGCGCCGCCTGGAAATATCGGACGATACCGGTAAATGGCAAAAGGCCATGGACATTATTGCCGAGTCAGTCACAGCAATTGATAGCTGTAGATTCATCCGTTTCTATGAGCAAGATGAGCAGGGCGCTGATCAGGCAATTTCTTTGGATATAGCAAAGCTCTGA
- a CDS encoding DUF935 family protein produces MSKPHLSYKGYRALQKMFNMSQTDPNMFGLMRELPNPDPILRKAGKSAFIYDEIATDAHVIGELRSLRSGMFAFSAELVPGGDDAASKNSYELAMALMGRRPAAMTEWMDTDWHNYSAILHGFAVTHLGKFQKTDGRWLPSSVEQWPAGRFVFTPDHELLVRTRENPQGEPILPERWTCVRHMPTAKNPYGTALLSSCFWPWTFKHGGFKFFVQLCERFGVPFPVGKYPVGTQDNEITELMEGLAKLITDGIAVIPDDATMEILESKMSGEPVQKQLIDLCNAEMSKALTSQTLATEQKSGARAASETHAKRAGENQRADRALVSGYRNQILEIVHRVNFDGGEPPKYIWRDQKEINLDTVNVVRESARLIPVSEDYAYKVLGIPKPQQGQEILEVKDDGTGIASAAKVEFAAGDQPTTDIPTFDAFDQATELEIAKIYEFAQQSDSVQALADKIKAQFPNITSGALADIAGQAFENEFLAGMNEANDEEI; encoded by the coding sequence ATGTCTAAACCTCACCTGAGTTATAAGGGATATAGAGCCCTGCAAAAGATGTTCAACATGTCGCAAACAGACCCAAATATGTTTGGGCTAATGCGAGAGCTGCCAAACCCAGACCCGATCCTCCGCAAGGCAGGTAAAAGCGCGTTTATCTATGACGAGATTGCAACGGATGCCCATGTGATCGGAGAGCTGCGCAGCCTGCGATCAGGCATGTTCGCGTTTAGTGCTGAGCTGGTACCAGGTGGTGATGATGCCGCCAGTAAAAACAGCTATGAGCTGGCTATGGCACTCATGGGCCGCCGCCCGGCAGCCATGACGGAGTGGATGGACACCGACTGGCACAACTACAGTGCTATTTTGCATGGGTTTGCGGTTACGCATCTGGGCAAGTTCCAAAAGACCGACGGGCGCTGGTTGCCGTCATCCGTAGAGCAGTGGCCAGCAGGCCGGTTTGTGTTTACACCTGATCATGAGCTACTGGTAAGGACCCGCGAAAACCCACAGGGTGAGCCAATCCTACCAGAGCGCTGGACATGTGTTCGCCACATGCCAACAGCCAAAAATCCCTATGGTACCGCGCTTCTGAGCAGTTGTTTTTGGCCCTGGACGTTCAAACACGGCGGGTTCAAGTTTTTTGTGCAGCTGTGCGAGCGGTTCGGCGTGCCATTCCCTGTAGGTAAGTACCCTGTGGGTACGCAGGACAATGAGATCACCGAGTTAATGGAGGGGCTGGCCAAGCTGATCACAGATGGCATCGCGGTTATTCCCGATGATGCCACAATGGAGATACTAGAGAGCAAAATGAGCGGTGAGCCAGTGCAAAAGCAGCTGATCGACCTGTGTAATGCAGAGATGAGCAAGGCATTGACCTCCCAAACCCTGGCAACAGAGCAAAAGTCAGGTGCCCGTGCGGCCAGCGAGACTCATGCAAAAAGAGCGGGCGAAAACCAAAGGGCAGACAGGGCGCTGGTATCAGGGTACCGAAACCAAATCCTGGAAATTGTTCACCGAGTTAATTTTGATGGCGGCGAGCCACCAAAATACATCTGGCGAGACCAGAAAGAGATAAACCTGGACACGGTAAACGTAGTGCGTGAGTCCGCCAGGTTAATACCCGTGAGCGAGGATTATGCCTACAAAGTCTTGGGCATTCCAAAGCCTCAGCAAGGGCAAGAAATCCTGGAAGTAAAAGACGACGGCACTGGCATAGCCAGCGCCGCCAAGGTGGAGTTTGCCGCAGGCGATCAACCAACCACCGACATACCCACATTCGATGCGTTTGACCAGGCAACCGAACTGGAGATCGCAAAGATATATGAGTTTGCCCAGCAATCGGACTCAGTCCAGGCGCTGGCAGACAAGATAAAAGCACAATTCCCCAACATCACATCAGGCGCACTGGCCGACATCGCAGGGCAGGCGTTTGAAAATGAATTTTTAGCGGGAATGAATGAAGCGAATGATGAGGAAATTTAA
- a CDS encoding HD domain-containing phosphohydrolase: MRENSVILAIDDNPTNLKLLQRLLSSKGYHNLHLLSDSRECVEVYKKLLPDLILLDINMPYMDGFDVMDALFSLESVPMAPIIVISAQHDSESTLKALEKGARDYVTKPFEKNELLVRVRNLLEAHLAHKMLNNQANVLEQMVLLRTKELHDTRLSVVQRLGMAAEYRDEETGNHILRMSHICKLIAQRLGWDEYDVDLILNASPMHDIGKIGVPDAVLLKAGKLTTDEWEKMKAHATIGGRLLEGDESDLMVMAKNIALTHHEKWDGSGYPEGLLGEQIPIEGRIAAIADVYDALTSVRPYKHAWPASEAIDYIKSSSGKHFDPKLVDIFIDNIDEINEIKNQYQD; the protein is encoded by the coding sequence ATGAGAGAAAACTCGGTGATCTTGGCTATTGATGATAACCCTACTAACCTGAAATTACTGCAAAGGCTGCTCAGTTCAAAAGGTTACCATAATCTGCACTTGCTATCTGATTCACGTGAATGTGTAGAGGTATATAAGAAGCTCCTGCCTGATTTGATTTTACTCGATATCAATATGCCCTATATGGATGGCTTCGATGTAATGGATGCGCTTTTCTCATTAGAGTCAGTACCGATGGCGCCTATCATAGTGATTTCAGCGCAGCACGATAGCGAAAGTACTCTTAAAGCTCTGGAAAAAGGTGCTAGAGACTATGTTACAAAGCCGTTCGAAAAAAATGAACTACTGGTCCGTGTAAGGAATTTATTGGAAGCTCATCTGGCACACAAAATGCTGAATAATCAGGCAAACGTACTAGAGCAGATGGTATTACTGCGTACCAAGGAGCTACACGATACTCGCTTAAGCGTTGTTCAAAGACTTGGCATGGCGGCCGAATACAGAGACGAGGAAACCGGCAACCATATATTACGTATGAGTCATATCTGTAAGCTTATCGCCCAGAGACTAGGCTGGGATGAATATGATGTTGACCTGATCCTCAATGCTAGCCCAATGCATGATATAGGCAAGATAGGGGTACCGGACGCCGTTTTGCTAAAAGCGGGCAAACTGACCACAGATGAATGGGAAAAAATGAAAGCGCATGCAACCATAGGAGGACGACTCCTAGAAGGCGACGAGTCTGATTTGATGGTAATGGCAAAAAATATCGCTCTGACTCATCATGAAAAGTGGGACGGCTCGGGCTATCCAGAAGGACTTCTTGGGGAGCAAATCCCGATAGAAGGCCGCATTGCGGCCATTGCCGATGTCTATGATGCTTTGACATCTGTGCGCCCTTATAAACATGCATGGCCAGCTTCTGAGGCAATAGATTATATAAAAAGTAGTAGTGGCAAACATTTTGATCCTAAACTGGTTGATATATTTATAGATAATATTGATGAGATAAACGAGATAAAGAATCAGTATCAAGACTGA